From Lagenorhynchus albirostris chromosome 15, mLagAlb1.1, whole genome shotgun sequence, one genomic window encodes:
- the SSC4D gene encoding scavenger receptor cysteine-rich domain-containing group B protein, giving the protein MGPLERPSTGWTRKDTEMQVGPQPDEKSRGWRPGDRNAATSPLTPVLSFLLLLPLASALQPTSLPFPELRLVGGPSRCRGRLEVLHGGSWGSVCDDDWDVVDANVVCRQLGCGLALPVPRPLAFGQGRGPILLDNVECRGQEAALSECGSRGWGVHNCFHYEDVAVLCDEFLPTQPPTRKVLTSRAPPTTPQNGKGEGSVRLVGGAGPCQGRVEILHGGLWGTVCDDDWGLPDATVVCRQLGCGAALAATTNAFFGYGTGHILLDNVHCEGGEPRLAACLSLGWGVHNCGHHEDAGALCAVLGHLALTALPPSGTRADWAWHTEPEATGVGALPSREPALFTTAAWAAGKKSGRLRLVGGPSPCRGRVEVLYAGGWGTVCDDDWDFADARVACREAGCGPALGATGLGHFGYGRGPVLLDNVGCAGTEARLSDCFHLGWGQHNCGHHEDAGALCSGPDELVQQDGAETTQVPTPRPRDGHLRLANGAHRCEGRVELFLGQQWGTVCDDAWDMRAAGVLCHQLGCGQALAAPGEAHFGPGRGPILLDNVKCRGDESALLLCSHIRWDAHNCDHSEDASVLCQPS; this is encoded by the exons ATGGGACCCTTGGAAAGGCCATCCACTGGCTGGACGCGTAAGGACACGGAGATGCAAGTTGGTCCCCAGCCTGATGAGAAGAGCCGGGGATGGAGGCCGGGAGACAGGAACGCTGCCACTTCCCCCCTCACCCCTGTcctgtccttcctcctcctcttgccACTGG CCAGCGCCCTACAGCCCACCTCACTGCCCTTTCCAG AGCTGAGGCTGGTGGGGGGCCCGAGCCGCTGCCGGGGACGCCTGGAGGTCCTGCATGGCGGCTCCTGGGGCAGCGTCTGCGACGACGACTGGGACGTGGTGGACGCCAACGTGGTGTGTCGTCAGCTGGGCTGCGGCCTGGCTCTGCCCGTGCCGCGGCCCCTCGCCTTCGGCCAGGGCCGTGGCCCCATCCTGCTGGACAACGTGGAGTGCCGTGGGCAGGAAGCCGCGCTGAGCGAGTGTGGCAGCCGAGGCTGGGGCGTCCACAACTGCTTTCACTACGAGGACGTGGCTGTCCTGTGTGACG AATTCTTGCCCACACAGCCCCCAACAAGGAAAGTGTTAACCAGCAGGGCACCCCCTACAACTCCCCAGAATGGAAAAG GTGAGGGCAGCGTGCGCCTGGTGGGGGGCGCGGGCCCGTGTCAGGGCCGAGTGGAGATCCTGCACGGTGGCCTGTGGGGCACCGTGTGTGACGATGACTGGGGGCTGCCGGACGCCACCGTGGTCTGCCGCCAGCTAGGCTGCGGGGCGGCCCTGGCAGCCACCACCAACGCCTTCTTCGGCTACGGCACGGGGCACATCCTGCTGGACAACGTGCACTGTGAAGGAGGCGAGCCCCGTCTAGCAGCCTGCCTGAGCCTAGGCTGGGGGGTGCACAACTGCGGCCACCACGAGGACGCCGGCGCGCTCTGCGCAG TCCTGGGGCACCTGGCTCTCACAGCACTGCCACCGTCGGGCACAAGAGCGgactgggcctggcacacagagcCAGAGG CTACAGGAGTTGGTGCCCTGCCTTCCAGGGAGCCGGCACTGTTCACCACAGCGGCCTGGGCGGCGGGGAAGAAAA GCGGGCGGCTGCGGCTGGTGGGCGGCCCGAGCCCGTGCCGCGGCCGCGTGGAGGTGCTATACGCCGGGGGCTGGGGCACCGTGTGCGACGATGACTGGGACTTCGCGGACGCGCGCGTGGCCTGCCGCGAGGCGGGCTGCGGGCCGGCGCTGGGTGCCACGGGCCTCGGCCACTTCGGCTACGGCCGCGGCCCCGTGCTGCTGGACAACGTGGGTTGCGCCGGCACGGAGGCCCGCCTGAGCGACTGCTTCCACCTGGGCTGGGGCCAGCATAACTGCGGCCACCACGAGGATGCGGGCGCGCTCTGCTCAG GCCCAGACGAGCTAGTCCAGCAGGACGGTGCTGAGACCACCCAGGTGCCCACTCCTCGGCCCAGGGACG GGCACTTACGTCTGGCCAATGGAGCCCACCGATGCGAGGGCCGTGTAGAGCTCTTCCTAGGGCAGCAGTGGGGCACTGTGTGCGATGATGCTTGGGACATGCGGGCAGCCGGCGTCCTGTGTCACCAGCTGGGCTGTGGCCAGGCCCTGGCAGCCCCTGGTGAGGCCCACTTTGGCCCAGGCCGAGGCCCTATCCTCCTGGACAATGTCAAGTGTCGTGGGGACGAGAGTGCCCTGCTGCTCTGCTCTCACATCCGCTGGGATGCCCACAACTGTGACCACAGTGAGGATGCCAGTGTCCTGTGCCAGCCATCGTGA